In Thermodesulfobacteriota bacterium, the genomic stretch CGGGGTCACGAGCTCGTCTTCGAGGAGGAAGAACATGTTCATGGTGCCGACTTCCTCTATGTATTTTTTCTCGACCGCGTCGAGCCACAATACCTGCGTAAAGCCCTTTTTCTTGGCCTCCTCCGCTGGCAAAAGGCTTGCCGCGTAGTTCGCCGGGGTCTTGGCCTCTCCGAGCCCGCCCCTTACGGCACGGACATACTCCCCGGGAGTGGTGAGCTTGACCGGGTTTATCCCCTCTTTATAGTACGCGCCCACGGGGGAGGTTATGATGAGGAACTTGTATGTGTCGGAGACTTTAACGCCGAGATAGTTGTCGGTGGCGAATATGAACGGCCTTATATATAGCGCGCAGCCTCTTTTCGGCGGCACCCAGCCCCTGTCAGTCCGTATAAGCGTGTGAAGGCCCGCGATGAAGTCCTGATAGGAAACCGGTGGTATGCAGAGCCTCTTAGAGGAACGGAGCATCCTTTCATGGTATTTCTCGGGCCTGAATATGTTTATGGAGCCGTTAGGGGCGCCAAAAGCCTTGAGCCCCTCGAAAATGGCCTGCCCGTAGTGGAGTGTGGTGAGCGCCGGGGAGACCTCGATATTGCCGAAGGGGACGACTGCCGGGGGGCCCCACATGCCGTCACTGAAGTCCATTGAGAGCATGTGGTCGGAAAAGACGGTGCCGAAGACCGGGTTTTCGAGGATGCCGGGGGTGAGCCTGCTCTCCTTGACCCTCCTTACCTCGACATTTTTCAGGAACGGCATATTATTGGACATTTTCCCTTGCGAGGAGTGCGGCTCCCTTCGGAAACCCGGATTTTTCAAAGGGGTTTCTCCGCACAGGGGCCGAAAAACGAGCTTTCTCCGGATATCCGGAGAAAAATTAAAATAACCCAAAAAAGGGCAAATGACAAGAGCGAAAAGAGGCGTGGAATCGTATTTAGAGGGGCTGGCCAGGCGGGAGAGCGCCGGCTCAGGCGCCCTGGCTCGAAGGGAGCCTCGCTATCATCTCCATTGCTTTTCTGATGATATCCTTCTCGTCCTTGAACCTCATCATGCCGGCAGCCTCGCCTATCGGGACCCACCTGCACTCGTCGACCTCCTCGTCGTGGTCCTCGACCCTGCCTGACGTATACTCCATGAGGAAGAAATACACTATCTTGAATATCCTCCTGGTCTCCGCGCCCTCCTTCAATGTAAAGAAATACTCGATATGCCCTATCTTCTCGATTATCCTGCCGTCAAGGCCAGTCTCTTCCCTCACCTCCCGGTGCGCGGTCCTGGCGAGGTTCTCGCCTTTTTCAGCCGTGCCCTTGGGAAGCCCCCAGACCTTGCCGCCGCGTACGGAAATGAGCGCGATCTCGACCGTCCCTTCGCTTTTTCTTCTGAAGATAACGCCGCCCGCCGAAATCTGGCGCTCCGCCACGTGCCCCTCCGATACGGTCAATCAATCTCCAAGGGTCGAATTCCCCGCCGCTTGCGGCGCGGCTAAAAGACACCCCCGGTGCTTGCAGCGGAGTAGTCCTTTACGCACGCTTTCCCGCTCAGCAATGCCCTTCTATCCTGTGCAGCCCCTCTTTGCGCGCGGTCTCAACCGCTTCGTCCAGTTCCGTTCCCGTGGTCCTTCTCGACAGACGCCTGTCTTCAAAGGCCCTGTATACAGGCCTGTACTGGCCCATGATGTTTACATAGGTGTCCGCGGATACGTCCTCGGACAGGAAGCGCATTACCTCCTCCGTGCCGGCAAGGCCGTCCGGCAGGACCAGGTGCCTTACGATGAGGCCCCGGCGGGCGATATTATCCAGCCCGGTCTCAAGGTCTCCGACCTGCCGGTGCATCTCCATAACCGCCTCCCTGGCCTTCGAAAAATATCCGTGTACGCCTGAAAGCTCGAGGCCCATCCGGTCGGAGCCATACTTGATGTCCGGCATGTATATATCGAATACGCCTTCAAGCAGCCGCAGCGCATCGACCGAGTCATAGCCGCCCGAGTTGTAGACGAGCGGCACCTCGAGGCCGTTCTCAATCGCAAGGGGAAGGCTTTCGGCAATATGCGGCGCCTGGTGGGTCGGGGTGACGAGGTTTATGTTATGGCAGCCTTCTCTCTGGAGGCGGAGCATCATTGAGGCGAGCCCCTCGGAAGTCACTTCCCTCCCGTCTCCGGAGCGGCTTATCTCATGGTTCTGGCAGAAGACGCACTTAAGATTGCAGTACGAAAGGAATATCGTGCCGCTGCCGTATCGGCCCGAAAGCGGCGGCTCCTCCCCGAAGTGCGCGATGGCAGCGGAAACTTGCGGAAGCGCGCCGGAACGGCAGACGCCGGTCTCCCCGTCAAGGCGTCGTGCGCCGCATCTCAAGGGGCAAAGCCTGCACGGAGATAGCATGGCCCTGAGCCCCCGTATCCTCTCAAAGAGCTCGCCGGTCTCGTAAAGCCTTATGTAGCCCGGACGGAAACCCATACACGGACATTATATCAGGAACGGCTCCCCGGCAGGAACGGAAATCGGTCCTGCCGTACGGGCAATTGCCGTACGCTTCAGCGTAAGTCCCTAAGCGCGGGGATGTCAGAGAGTGGGCTTCCTGCCCCCGGACTGCTCTTCGAGCTCGGTCTGGCACTTGAGGCAGTGCTCGGCGTAAGGCATGGCCTTGAGCCTCTCGTCCCCTATCTCGGCCCCGCACCTGCTGCAAGCGCCGTACGTGCCCTCGTCCAGCTTCCGTAGGGCCACTTCCATCCTCTCGAGCTCCTGCCGCCTAAGGTCCGAGACCGAAAGGCCGAGGTCTTCGACAAGGTCAAGGACCGACAGCTCCTCGAGGTCGTGAGGTATGTCGAACTGGTCGCTGTAGTCCTTCCCGAATTTCCTGAATATCTCTTCCCTCAGCTCGTTCCACACCTTGCGCTTCCTGTCGAGGATGAGCTTTTTATGCCCTGCCTTGTGGTTGTCGTTCCGGTTCATCGGCTGAGACCTCCTTTATAGGCCTTATCAGCATACCGGGTGCTCGCCCCTGGCCAGCTCTTCGGTAAACGAAGGTATCCGCAAAAGGAACTCGTCGATTATCTTCCTCACTCCCTTTTCGTAACGGTCCCTGCCGGCCCTGCCGTCGGGTATCACCTGCACAAAGACCTGCTTCGGCTCGTCTATTGGCCTCCCGATCTCGCTCAGGAGCCAGACGGATACCTCCTTGACGCCATTGACGCTCTTGTATATCTCGGAAGCCATGAGGTGCGACAGTATCGAGTATATCTTCCCCACGTGGCTTACCGGATTTTTTCCGGCTGCCGCCTCGGTGCCCATCGGGCGGTTGAGGGAAATGACCCCGTTTACGCGGTTCCCTCTCCCCACCTGGCCCGAGTCCGCGTCCTCGGCGGAGGTGCCGAGAAGCGTGAGGTATACGCCCCTGGTGCCCTGTCCTTTCATGTCGAGAGAATTGAGGTTGAGAGTGATTTCAGAAAACGGGAAACCCGACAGGAAGTCCCTGATCGCGGTATGCATCTCCTTTTTCTTTTTGAAGTAGGCAGCCTCGCTCTGTATAAGACCCGCCAAAAGCGGGCAGGCGACCGTCAAATCGAGCTCGCTTCCAGTCCTTACGCCCATCACCTTCACGTCCGAGCCTGCCTCGGGGAAACGAAGCTTAAAGGCCTCGGAATTTATGAAGCGCTCGGTGGCCAGGACCGCGCGCTCGGCGGTGGTAAGCGGCGCGTATCCCGCCGCAGCGGAAGTGTCGTTCGCGACCCTCACCCTGCCGCGCCTCTCGAATATCCCTGCAAGCTCCTCGGAGCCCGGCTGCAGTACGACCCTGACCTTAAGGTGCTCTTGAGGGTCAACGTGCGGGAGGTTCTCGGCTACCCAGGAACGGACTGTCCGCTTGACGATATCCTCGACCGGGACGCGTGAGTCGCCAATCCCGTAAGAGGCCCTGTCGCCGACGATTAGCTCCATTGGCTTCAAAACCTTTCCGCTGCCGAAGCCCTTTTCCACCTGCCCTGCCACGAGCAGGCCCTTGTCGATGTTATGATGGAGGACGGCGCCGAATCTTTCCATGTATTCGCGGCTCAAGGCAACCGAAATCCTATCCATGACAGCGTCGCAGATGGAGTCGGGGTGCCCGGTCCCCTTCCTCTCGACTATCTCCACGGCCTGCTCGGAAACGGCCATGTTAGTAGAGACCTCGACGGTCTTCTGCATTGTCACCCGGTCCCCGTTGAATTAGGCCGAAAAGGCGAGCCGGCAGGTTACTGAAAAGCCCCCTTTGGGGGAAACTTTCTATAGAAAGTTTCCCCCCACCCCCCCTTCAAAGATTAGTTGTTCCTGAGATGACCCCCATGAATGGGGGTCATCTCAGGAACAACTAAAAACTTTTGGAGAGAGGTTAGGTCCAATGGATGCGAACGTGATACATGAGGCTATTCGCCTCCTGAGCCCTATGAGCATCCAATGGCTCTAGAACCTTTTTATAAAAAGGTCCTCTCAAGGGTTTTATGCACCTGCAGCTTCACTTTTTCGGCTTCTTCGAGTACCTTTCCATCTTGCTGTATATGCAGCCGCAGTATTTCTGCCTGTAGAGGCCGAGGGCCCTGGAGGCGTCGATTCCATCCTGCCAGAAGGCCCTGAAATCCTCATAAAGGAAGAGTATGCCGTACTTTCCGGCTAATTCAATGCCTGCGCTCCTTATGGCCCCGTGGTCCTGGTACCTGCTGTAGAGAAGAGAGGATGTGAAGACGGGAAACCCGAGCGAGCTCGCGGCCCGCGCCGTAGCCTCAAGCCTCAGGTAATAGCAGTATTCGCACCTCTTCCCCGTTTGCGGGAAACCTGGGCCAGCGTGCTCTTTCATGCCCTTGAGGAACGTTGAGGGCCTGTATTCCTCGTCATAGATGACGTTCAGGGAGAGGTGGCGGGCAAGCTCCTTTGCTGCGGCAATCCTTTTCCTGAATTCCGAAAGGGGGTGGATGTTCGGGTTATGGAAGAAACCTGTGACCTCGGCCTTGCCGTCAAGGAGTGATTTTAGCGGCATGATGGAGCATGGGCCGCAGCAGATGTGCGCAAGCACTACCGCATTGCCGCCGCCTATCGCAGGTAGGTCCTTTATGGATATGGCCTCTTTCATTGGAGACCCGTTGTTTTGGATTTGGAATTGGCGTACTTTCGTGTACGCCGGAGTGTGCAGATGGATTTTTCAGCAGCCTGTTAAAACAGCCCGTCATGCTTCCCCGCGCTCGCCGTCTTCCTGTAGGGCCTTCCCAGGTGCGCGTACGCGAGCTCCGTAGCGACCCTGCCCCTGGGGGTCCTGTTGAGATACCCCTCCTGCAGGAGGTAGGGCTCGTGGAGGTCCTCGATGGCGTCCTTCTCTTCATGGAGCGCGGATGCAAGCGCCTCTATGCCCACCGGCCCTCCGCCGAACTTGTCTATTATGGTGAGGAGCATCCTCCTGTCCATCTTGTCGAACCCTTTCGAGTCTATCTCGAGCATGGAGAGCGCGCCTGAGGCGACGTCCCTTGTTATGACGCCCTTTGCCTTGACCTGGGCAAAGTCCCTCACCCGCCGCAAGAGCCGGTTCGCCACCCTCGGGGTACCCCTCGACCTCCCGGCTATCTCCTCCGCGCCGTCGTCGGTTATCTCGACATCGAGTATGGAGGCCGAGCGCGCGACTATGGTCTTGAGCTCGGAAGCGGCATAGAAATCGAACCTCAGCATCACGCCGAACCTGTCCCTCAGGGGCGAGGTAAGGAGCCCGGCCCTGGTAGTCGCGCCGATGAGGGTGAACTTCGGAAGCTCTATCTTCACCGACCTCGCCGAAGGCCCCTGGCCTATCAGGATATCTATGTGGTAGTCCTCCATTGCCGGGTACAGTATCTCCTCGACGGCCGGGGTAAGCCTGTGTATCTCGTCTATGAAGAAGACGTCCCTGTCCTCGATGTTGGTGAGCATGGCCGCAAGGTCGCCCGCCTTGTCTATGACAGGGCCCGAGGAGGCCTTTATCTGGCTCCCGAGCTCGTTGGCGATTATCATTGCCATCGTGGTCTTGCCGAGCCCCGGGGGGCCGTAGAAAAGCACATGGTCGAGCGCCTCTCCCCTGCCCTTCGCGGCCTGTATGAAGACCTTGAGGTTCTCCTTGAGCTTCTCCTGCCCTATGAAGTCGTCCAGGAGCCTGGGCCGGAGCGTAGCCTCTAACTCGTCTTCTTTAAGCTTCGCGGGCGTTATCTCGCGCTCGTCTTCCATTCGTTCATGTCCTTGTCTTTGAAATGAGCCTGAGCGATTCCTTCAATACCTCTTCGAAGGCAGGCTCGTCGCCGAGCGAGCGGGCCGCCTTCTTTGCCGCCTCCTCGGCGGGCACGCTCCTGTAGCCGAGGTTCTCGAGGGCAGACACAACGTCGCTTACGAGCGGGTCCTTGCCGGACGCGGGCTCTTCCTGAGGCGCGCCCTTGAAGGATATTGAGCCTATCTTGTCCTTAAGCTCCAGGATGAGCCTCTCGGACGATTTTGCCCCGATACCCGGGATTGAGCCGAGCCGCGCCTTGTCCGACGAGCCTATGGCCTGTATGAGGTCGCCTACCGCGACACCTGAGAGGATGTTCCGGGCAAGCTTCGGACCCACGCCCGAGACGCTTATCAGGAGCTGGAAGACCTCCTTCTCCTCCTGGGTAAGAAACCCGTACAGCTGTATGGCGTCCTCCCTCAAATGGGTATGGACCCGGAGGCTTACTGTCTCGCCGTTTTGAGGGAGGGTGTAGAAAGTGGACAGCGGGATGAAGACCTCGTAGCC encodes the following:
- a CDS encoding methionine adenosyltransferase — its product is MQKTVEVSTNMAVSEQAVEIVERKGTGHPDSICDAVMDRISVALSREYMERFGAVLHHNIDKGLLVAGQVEKGFGSGKVLKPMELIVGDRASYGIGDSRVPVEDIVKRTVRSWVAENLPHVDPQEHLKVRVVLQPGSEELAGIFERRGRVRVANDTSAAAGYAPLTTAERAVLATERFINSEAFKLRFPEAGSDVKVMGVRTGSELDLTVACPLLAGLIQSEAAYFKKKKEMHTAIRDFLSGFPFSEITLNLNSLDMKGQGTRGVYLTLLGTSAEDADSGQVGRGNRVNGVISLNRPMGTEAAAGKNPVSHVGKIYSILSHLMASEIYKSVNGVKEVSVWLLSEIGRPIDEPKQVFVQVIPDGRAGRDRYEKGVRKIIDEFLLRIPSFTEELARGEHPVC
- a CDS encoding TraR/DksA family transcriptional regulator encodes the protein MNRNDNHKAGHKKLILDRKRKVWNELREEIFRKFGKDYSDQFDIPHDLEELSVLDLVEDLGLSVSDLRRQELERMEVALRKLDEGTYGACSRCGAEIGDERLKAMPYAEHCLKCQTELEEQSGGRKPTL
- a CDS encoding radical SAM protein, which gives rise to MGFRPGYIRLYETGELFERIRGLRAMLSPCRLCPLRCGARRLDGETGVCRSGALPQVSAAIAHFGEEPPLSGRYGSGTIFLSYCNLKCVFCQNHEISRSGDGREVTSEGLASMMLRLQREGCHNINLVTPTHQAPHIAESLPLAIENGLEVPLVYNSGGYDSVDALRLLEGVFDIYMPDIKYGSDRMGLELSGVHGYFSKAREAVMEMHRQVGDLETGLDNIARRGLIVRHLVLPDGLAGTEEVMRFLSEDVSADTYVNIMGQYRPVYRAFEDRRLSRRTTGTELDEAVETARKEGLHRIEGHC
- a CDS encoding epoxyqueuosine reductase QueH — its product is MKEAISIKDLPAIGGGNAVVLAHICCGPCSIMPLKSLLDGKAEVTGFFHNPNIHPLSEFRKRIAAAKELARHLSLNVIYDEEYRPSTFLKGMKEHAGPGFPQTGKRCEYCYYLRLEATARAASSLGFPVFTSSLLYSRYQDHGAIRSAGIELAGKYGILFLYEDFRAFWQDGIDASRALGLYRQKYCGCIYSKMERYSKKPKK
- the ruvA gene encoding Holliday junction branch migration protein RuvA, encoding MIASIKGRIIHKTTESVVVETGGVGYEVFIPLSTFYTLPQNGETVSLRVHTHLREDAIQLYGFLTQEEKEVFQLLISVSGVGPKLARNILSGVAVGDLIQAIGSSDKARLGSIPGIGAKSSERLILELKDKIGSISFKGAPQEEPASGKDPLVSDVVSALENLGYRSVPAEEAAKKAARSLGDEPAFEEVLKESLRLISKTRT
- the ruvB gene encoding Holliday junction branch migration DNA helicase RuvB, translated to MEDEREITPAKLKEDELEATLRPRLLDDFIGQEKLKENLKVFIQAAKGRGEALDHVLFYGPPGLGKTTMAMIIANELGSQIKASSGPVIDKAGDLAAMLTNIEDRDVFFIDEIHRLTPAVEEILYPAMEDYHIDILIGQGPSARSVKIELPKFTLIGATTRAGLLTSPLRDRFGVMLRFDFYAASELKTIVARSASILDVEITDDGAEEIAGRSRGTPRVANRLLRRVRDFAQVKAKGVITRDVASGALSMLEIDSKGFDKMDRRMLLTIIDKFGGGPVGIEALASALHEEKDAIEDLHEPYLLQEGYLNRTPRGRVATELAYAHLGRPYRKTASAGKHDGLF
- a CDS encoding branched-chain amino acid aminotransferase, producing the protein MSNNMPFLKNVEVRRVKESRLTPGILENPVFGTVFSDHMLSMDFSDGMWGPPAVVPFGNIEVSPALTTLHYGQAIFEGLKAFGAPNGSINIFRPEKYHERMLRSSKRLCIPPVSYQDFIAGLHTLIRTDRGWVPPKRGCALYIRPFIFATDNYLGVKVSDTYKFLIITSPVGAYYKEGINPVKLTTPGEYVRAVRGGLGEAKTPANYAASLLPAEEAKKKGFTQVLWLDAVEKKYIEEVGTMNMFFLLEDELVTPALGGSVLAGVTRDSVMAIARDWGLKVSERKISIDEVFAASEKGSLKEAFGTGTAAVISPVGEIHHQGASITINRGETGPLSKRIYDHITGLQYGEIEDKRGWIYTIPAE
- a CDS encoding NUDIX hydrolase → MTVSEGHVAERQISAGGVIFRRKSEGTVEIALISVRGGKVWGLPKGTAEKGENLARTAHREVREETGLDGRIIEKIGHIEYFFTLKEGAETRRIFKIVYFFLMEYTSGRVEDHDEEVDECRWVPIGEAAGMMRFKDEKDIIRKAMEMIARLPSSQGA